One window from the genome of Aquabacterium sp. A3 encodes:
- a CDS encoding SMP-30/gluconolactonase/LRE family protein: MSKRTSPRWASLAPWASWATPLVALLAYLAFWPVAIEPRAWQPPKNAGYTGAHQANERLAALRPLPLVGAQHGPEHILAHDGLIYTGLANGDVVRMSPEGQEVRDVVINTGGRPLGLAMDGQGRLLVADGMRGLLRVTGVGPQAQVDVILKAVQQPVPNDPVRYADAVEVAADGTVWVTDASRRFSPRELGSTFEAGVLDILEHSCTGRLIALHPDTLESRVALSGLCFPNGLAFSGDGRALFVAETGTFRIVKLDLAKLSAVRSPMGDHVPPSLDDAFKQKAAVVLIDNLPGYPDNLTRAPSGRIWVGMTKPRSDVLDFGLTQPWTRQLIARLPRALWPVPPAYGHIMAFEESGRIVDDLQDPKGGYPETTSATEVNGRLFVQSLNATSLAWLPYRGPGVPVPAEDDDPGLR; the protein is encoded by the coding sequence ATGAGCAAGCGCACTTCCCCCCGATGGGCCTCACTGGCGCCCTGGGCGTCCTGGGCCACGCCCCTGGTGGCACTGCTGGCGTACCTGGCTTTCTGGCCGGTGGCCATTGAGCCCCGCGCCTGGCAGCCCCCCAAAAACGCGGGCTACACCGGCGCGCACCAGGCCAACGAGCGCCTGGCGGCCCTGCGCCCCTTGCCTTTGGTGGGCGCGCAGCATGGCCCTGAGCACATCCTGGCCCATGACGGCCTGATCTACACCGGCCTGGCCAACGGTGACGTGGTGCGCATGAGCCCCGAGGGGCAGGAAGTGCGCGATGTGGTGATCAACACCGGGGGGCGCCCGCTGGGGTTGGCCATGGACGGCCAGGGGCGTCTGCTGGTGGCCGATGGCATGCGCGGTCTCTTGCGTGTCACGGGGGTGGGGCCTCAGGCCCAGGTGGACGTGATCCTGAAGGCCGTGCAGCAGCCCGTGCCCAACGACCCCGTGCGTTATGCCGACGCGGTCGAGGTGGCGGCCGACGGCACCGTGTGGGTCACAGACGCGTCCCGTCGTTTTTCGCCCCGCGAGCTGGGCAGCACGTTCGAGGCCGGCGTGCTTGACATCCTTGAACACAGCTGCACCGGGCGCCTGATCGCCTTGCATCCCGACACGCTGGAGTCGCGCGTGGCCTTGTCCGGCTTGTGCTTTCCCAACGGTCTGGCGTTCAGCGGTGATGGCCGCGCCCTGTTCGTGGCCGAGACCGGCACCTTCCGCATCGTCAAGCTGGACCTGGCCAAGCTGTCGGCAGTGCGATCGCCCATGGGCGATCACGTGCCTCCGAGCCTGGACGATGCCTTCAAACAAAAGGCCGCCGTGGTGCTGATCGACAACCTGCCCGGTTACCCGGACAACCTCACCCGCGCGCCGTCGGGCCGGATCTGGGTGGGCATGACCAAGCCCCGCAGCGACGTGCTGGACTTTGGCCTGACCCAGCCCTGGACACGCCAGCTCATCGCGCGCTTGCCGCGTGCGCTGTGGCCCGTGCCACCGGCGTATGGTCACATCATGGCGTTTGAAGAGTCTGGCCGCATCGTGGACGACCTGCAAGACCCGAAGGGTGGCTACCCGGAGACCACCTCGGCGACCGAGGTCAATGGCCGGCTGTTCGTGCAAAGCCTGAACGCCACCTCGCTGGCCTGGCTGCCTTACCGTGGGCCGGGCGTGCCCGTGCCGGCCGAGGACGACGACCCCGGCCTGCGTTGA
- a CDS encoding LemA family protein — MTLTAVVLIGIAAILVFWGVGAYNRLVRLRNEIGNAFAQIDVQLKRRHDLIPNLVEVARKYMEHERDTLERVSAARAQVMAATEMVKSKPLEAGPIKSLGLAEGVLAGAMGRFQATVEAYPELKADARMQALSEELTHTENRIAFARQLFNDATLDYNNAAQQFPTNVVAGVFSFRQADMLQSTTQDSERAPVAVKF; from the coding sequence ATGACACTCACCGCCGTCGTACTGATCGGGATCGCGGCCATCTTGGTGTTCTGGGGCGTGGGCGCCTACAACCGGCTGGTCCGCCTGCGCAACGAGATCGGCAACGCCTTTGCCCAGATCGACGTGCAGCTCAAGCGTCGGCACGATCTGATCCCCAACCTGGTGGAGGTGGCGCGCAAGTACATGGAGCACGAACGCGACACACTGGAGCGTGTGAGCGCTGCCCGCGCCCAGGTGATGGCGGCCACCGAGATGGTCAAGTCCAAGCCATTGGAAGCGGGCCCGATCAAGAGCCTGGGGCTGGCCGAAGGGGTGCTGGCAGGGGCCATGGGGCGCTTTCAGGCGACGGTTGAGGCTTATCCCGAGCTGAAGGCCGACGCCCGCATGCAAGCACTGTCTGAGGAGCTGACCCACACCGAAAACCGCATCGCGTTCGCCAGGCAGTTGTTTAACGATGCCACGCTGGATTACAACAACGCGGCGCAGCAATTCCCGACCAATGTGGTGGCGGGCGTGTTCAGCTTCCGCCAGGCCGACATGCTGCAGTCCACCACACAAGACAGTGAACGCGCCCCCGTGGCGGTGAAGTTCTGA
- a CDS encoding M48 family metalloprotease, with the protein MRFRQHQATARQESTRLFAWFAVLLVALVLAINVVMGLAYKLLLPFTLGWPTLFFETNTALVLLFVLGGCWVETQRLKAGGGIRVAHWMGGRELTEGSNSLERRLLNVVNEMAIASGQAVPRVFVLPREDAINAFVAGWSEDDRALAVTRGALERLTRSELQGLVAHEFGHIKEGDLPLSMRMIALVWGLSLVHGYGQNLMAADERGHVHPLPWLVGLVFTVVGWLGWLAGRLLQAAVSRQREHLADACAIQFTRSRDGLGHTLRKIWHDQQALAGRMRNPSASMIAAMLLHEPEGVHWLATHPKLSERIRRVCGTVLPPMPAPLLRETSSEPDHHHTSPPPGVLAGAAVREVVGVRLTDLPALPLAGAPPSIAIDAPAAAKGVIHDPTQASGVAAQRHDAQGALARLQLRQGPTELRLLLLALMMSPDNARERKLWLQHAADLPGALTILDDVAAITPQSRVPEFERVIGVLQPLNVDERRQIVILARDLLRADGRVTPRERLWWLVLRHRLATVGQRPALMRPVTGQGQGLITLNKAQRHHVATLTAYLARFIPVEAGQSVYISLSGLAWYAGVMTRCSDAGESWPDAQPPDADQLMTSLAAVQELSWMVRPLLLKAWVEEAFNHSPRGVLSHPTADALRLVSSLVDSPMPAMLAAHYDGR; encoded by the coding sequence ATGCGCTTCAGACAGCACCAGGCCACGGCCCGACAAGAATCCACGCGCCTGTTCGCGTGGTTTGCCGTGCTGCTGGTGGCCCTGGTGCTGGCGATCAATGTGGTGATGGGCCTGGCTTACAAGCTGCTGCTGCCATTCACCCTGGGATGGCCCACGCTGTTTTTTGAAACCAACACGGCCCTGGTGCTGCTGTTTGTGCTGGGCGGTTGCTGGGTGGAAACCCAGCGGCTCAAGGCCGGCGGCGGCATCCGGGTGGCCCACTGGATGGGCGGGCGAGAGCTCACCGAGGGCAGCAACTCGCTGGAGCGACGCCTGCTGAACGTGGTCAACGAGATGGCGATTGCCAGTGGTCAGGCGGTGCCGCGGGTGTTCGTGCTGCCACGCGAGGACGCCATCAATGCCTTCGTGGCGGGCTGGAGCGAAGACGACCGCGCCCTGGCGGTCACCCGGGGGGCGCTGGAACGCCTGACGCGCAGCGAGCTGCAAGGTCTGGTGGCCCACGAGTTCGGGCACATCAAAGAAGGCGATCTGCCCTTGTCCATGCGGATGATCGCGCTGGTCTGGGGGTTGTCGCTCGTGCACGGTTATGGGCAGAACCTGATGGCGGCCGACGAGCGCGGGCATGTGCATCCACTGCCGTGGCTGGTGGGGCTGGTGTTCACCGTGGTGGGCTGGCTGGGCTGGCTGGCAGGCAGGCTCCTTCAGGCGGCCGTGTCGCGACAACGCGAACACCTGGCCGATGCCTGCGCCATCCAGTTCACGCGCAGCCGCGATGGCCTGGGGCACACCCTGCGCAAGATCTGGCACGATCAACAGGCACTGGCCGGGCGGATGCGCAACCCGAGCGCCAGCATGATCGCCGCCATGCTGCTGCACGAACCGGAAGGGGTGCATTGGCTGGCCACCCACCCCAAGTTGTCAGAGCGCATCCGCCGCGTTTGTGGCACCGTGCTGCCACCCATGCCCGCCCCCCTGCTGCGGGAAACCTCGTCAGAACCCGACCACCACCACACATCACCGCCACCTGGCGTGCTGGCGGGCGCCGCCGTGAGAGAGGTGGTGGGCGTGCGCCTGACAGACCTGCCCGCACTGCCATTGGCCGGCGCGCCCCCGTCCATCGCCATCGATGCCCCAGCCGCGGCCAAGGGCGTGATCCACGACCCGACACAAGCATCGGGGGTGGCGGCGCAACGTCACGACGCCCAAGGCGCCCTGGCGCGCCTTCAGCTTCGCCAAGGCCCTACCGAGTTGCGACTGTTGCTGCTGGCTTTGATGATGAGCCCCGACAACGCCCGCGAGCGCAAGCTGTGGCTGCAGCACGCCGCCGACTTGCCTGGTGCACTGACGATCCTGGACGATGTGGCCGCCATCACGCCACAGTCCCGTGTGCCGGAGTTCGAGCGTGTGATCGGGGTCTTGCAGCCGCTGAACGTGGATGAGCGCCGCCAGATCGTGATCCTGGCCCGCGACCTGCTGCGGGCCGATGGCCGCGTCACCCCGCGCGAACGCCTGTGGTGGCTGGTGCTGCGCCACCGGCTGGCCACGGTCGGCCAGCGGCCTGCGCTCATGAGGCCCGTCACCGGACAAGGACAAGGCCTGATCACGTTGAACAAGGCCCAACGCCACCATGTGGCCACCCTGACCGCCTACCTGGCGCGGTTCATCCCTGTGGAGGCCGGACAGAGCGTGTACATCAGCCTGTCGGGCCTGGCCTGGTATGCCGGGGTGATGACGCGGTGCAGCGACGCAGGAGAGTCGTGGCCGGATGCGCAGCCACCAGACGCCGACCAATTGATGACATCGCTGGCCGCCGTTCAGGAGCTGTCGTGGATGGTGCGCCCGCTGCTGCTGAAGGCCTGGGTGGAGGAAGCCTTCAACCACAGCCCACGCGGGGTGCTGTCGCACCCCACGGCCGACGCCTTGCGCCTGGTGTCCAGCCTGGTGGACTCCCCCATGCCGGCCATGCTGGCCGCCCATTACGACGGCCGCTGA
- a CDS encoding HPr family phosphocarrier protein produces the protein MIKTTVTISNKLGLHARASAKFTKLASTYPCQVHMSRNDRRVNAKSIMGVMMLAAGLGTDVEIECDGDREAEAMQALLALVNDKFGEGE, from the coding sequence ATGATCAAGACCACCGTCACCATCAGCAATAAGCTGGGCCTTCACGCCCGCGCATCGGCCAAGTTCACCAAGCTGGCCAGCACGTACCCATGTCAAGTGCACATGAGCCGCAACGATCGGCGCGTCAATGCCAAAAGCATCATGGGCGTGATGATGCTGGCGGCGGGCCTGGGCACCGACGTCGAGATCGAGTGCGATGGCGATCGTGAAGCCGAGGCCATGCAGGCGCTGCTGGCCCTGGTCAACGACAAGTTCGGCGAAGGCGAATGA
- a CDS encoding ferredoxin--NADP reductase, with protein sequence MAAFNQETVTSVHHWNDTLFSFRTTRDPSLRFASGHFVMIGLEVDGKPLMRAYSVASANYEEHLEFLSIKVQDGPLTSRLQKIQVGDKILVGRKAVGTLVVDDLTPAKNLYLFGTGTGLAPFMSIIQDPYTYEKFEKVVLVHGVRLVCELAYHDFITHELPQHELLGELIRDKLIYYPLVTREPFRNQGRLTDQIVNGELAKGVGLPQLSPANDRAMMCGSPSMLKDLCQILDDAGFKVSPSQGVPGDYVIERAFVEK encoded by the coding sequence ATGGCTGCATTCAACCAAGAGACCGTCACCTCTGTTCACCACTGGAACGACACCCTGTTCAGCTTCCGCACGACGCGCGATCCGTCTCTGCGGTTCGCCAGCGGGCACTTCGTGATGATCGGCCTGGAAGTCGACGGCAAGCCCCTGATGCGTGCTTATTCGGTGGCCAGCGCCAACTACGAAGAGCACCTGGAGTTCCTGTCGATCAAGGTGCAGGATGGCCCCTTGACCTCGCGCCTGCAGAAGATCCAGGTGGGCGACAAGATCCTGGTGGGCCGCAAGGCGGTGGGCACCCTGGTGGTGGACGACCTCACGCCGGCCAAGAACCTCTACCTGTTCGGCACAGGCACGGGCCTGGCGCCCTTCATGAGCATCATCCAGGACCCGTACACCTACGAGAAGTTCGAGAAGGTCGTGCTGGTGCATGGCGTGCGCCTGGTCTGCGAGCTGGCGTACCACGACTTCATCACCCACGAGCTGCCCCAGCACGAACTGTTGGGCGAGCTCATCCGCGACAAACTGATCTATTACCCGCTGGTCACGCGCGAGCCCTTCCGCAACCAGGGCCGCCTGACCGACCAGATCGTCAATGGTGAGCTGGCCAAGGGCGTGGGCCTGCCGCAGCTGAGCCCCGCCAACGACCGCGCCATGATGTGCGGCAGCCCGTCCATGCTGAAGGACCTGTGCCAGATCCTGGACGACGCGGGCTTCAAGGTCTCGCCGTCTCAGGGCGTTCCGGGCGACTATGTGATTGAACGGGCGTTTGTCGAGAAATGA
- a CDS encoding PTS sugar transporter subunit IIA yields the protein MPGLLIIAHAPLASALKLAAQHCFPDADPQLQAVDVPPNLPCDELEAQARQLLQTLVDADPRGEALVLADVFGATPCNTVQRLADGVRIKVVTGVNLPMLWRALNYAAEPLEQLILRAVAGGTQGVMQVGSSRPQNQAIQTTHDQDHRHHQQ from the coding sequence ATGCCCGGTTTGCTGATCATTGCGCACGCCCCGCTCGCTTCTGCATTGAAGCTGGCGGCGCAGCATTGCTTTCCGGATGCCGACCCGCAGCTTCAGGCCGTGGACGTGCCGCCCAATTTGCCCTGCGACGAGCTGGAGGCTCAGGCCCGGCAGCTGCTGCAGACGCTGGTGGATGCCGACCCTCGGGGCGAGGCACTGGTGCTGGCCGATGTGTTTGGCGCCACGCCATGCAACACCGTTCAGCGCCTGGCCGACGGGGTGCGCATCAAGGTGGTCACGGGCGTGAACCTGCCCATGCTGTGGCGGGCCCTCAACTACGCGGCCGAGCCCCTGGAGCAGCTCATCCTTCGCGCGGTGGCCGGCGGCACGCAGGGCGTCATGCAGGTGGGCAGCAGCCGACCGCAAAATCAGGCCATCCAGACCACCCATGATCAAGACCACCGTCACCATCAGCAATAA
- a CDS encoding chalcone isomerase family protein, whose translation MQHDEPGSLSRRQWLAWSAAVASGMLIMPPAHANVMLEDVVLEESVVAHGQKLVLNGAGVRRRGYHKSDVVALYLPEKRTTPDAIYRLDGVRRIQLNLLRNLTSSTITRVFLSDFKQVATDEEFRQLIEPLGMIGAAYADIKRVRKGDVVNLDWVPGKGWMATHNGRPLRSVDGILAINDPLAYQVYLRMYLGAAASAELRNGLLGLTRLEKVE comes from the coding sequence ATGCAGCACGACGAACCTGGTTCACTGAGCCGCCGGCAATGGCTGGCCTGGTCGGCGGCCGTGGCGAGTGGCATGCTGATAATGCCGCCCGCCCACGCCAACGTCATGCTGGAAGACGTGGTGCTGGAAGAGTCGGTGGTGGCCCATGGCCAGAAGCTGGTGCTCAACGGCGCGGGCGTTCGACGTCGCGGCTATCACAAGTCGGACGTGGTGGCCTTGTACCTGCCCGAAAAGCGCACCACCCCTGACGCCATCTACCGGCTGGACGGGGTGCGTCGCATCCAGCTCAACCTGTTGCGCAACCTCACATCGTCCACGATCACCCGGGTGTTCTTGTCGGACTTCAAACAGGTGGCCACCGACGAGGAGTTCCGCCAGCTGATCGAGCCTCTGGGCATGATTGGTGCCGCCTATGCCGACATCAAGCGCGTGCGCAAGGGCGATGTGGTCAACCTGGACTGGGTGCCTGGCAAGGGCTGGATGGCCACCCACAATGGTCGTCCTTTGCGCAGCGTGGATGGCATTCTGGCCATCAACGACCCCCTGGCCTACCAGGTGTACCTGCGCATGTACCTGGGCGCAGCCGCGTCGGCCGAGTTGCGCAATGGCCTGCTGGGTCTGACCCGACTTGAGAAGGTCGAATAA
- a CDS encoding TlpA disulfide reductase family protein gives MELTRRQLLCTLPAVPWALSACGLEAHPTVPDLPFTQIDGSQHRLADLKGKVMVINFWATSCSTCVREMPEIVATHRKFEAQGLETLAVAMQYDPPAYVMSFARTRALPFRVVMDHTGELARSFGPVQLTPTTFVVNRQGEIVKRYIGEPDFDAMHQLLARLLAAPAKA, from the coding sequence ATGGAACTCACCCGCCGACAACTGCTGTGCACCTTGCCTGCCGTGCCCTGGGCGCTGAGCGCCTGCGGCCTGGAGGCGCACCCCACCGTGCCCGACCTGCCCTTCACCCAGATCGATGGCAGCCAGCACCGTCTGGCCGATCTCAAGGGCAAGGTCATGGTGATCAATTTCTGGGCCACCAGTTGCAGCACCTGTGTGCGCGAGATGCCCGAAATCGTGGCCACCCACCGCAAGTTCGAGGCGCAAGGGCTGGAGACGCTGGCGGTGGCCATGCAGTACGACCCGCCGGCCTACGTGATGTCGTTTGCCCGAACCCGTGCCTTGCCCTTTCGGGTGGTGATGGACCACACCGGCGAGTTGGCCCGCTCATTTGGCCCGGTGCAACTTACGCCCACCACCTTCGTCGTCAATCGCCAGGGCGAGATCGTCAAGCGCTACATTGGCGAGCCCGACTTCGATGCCATGCACCAACTGCTGGCCCGTTTGTTGGCGGCGCCTGCCAAAGCCTGA
- the queC gene encoding 7-cyano-7-deazaguanine synthase QueC, translating into MNRIATLDTRTALVVFSGGQDSTACLAWALNRYARVETIGFDYGQRHRIEMDCRGRVREALAEAFPAWATRLGDDHVLDLGLLGQISDTALTEARAIEMTASGLPNTFVPGRNLLFLNFAAAVAYRRGASVLVGGMCETDYSGYPDCRDNTLKALQVAISLGLDSPMTIETPLMWLTKAQTWALTHALGGDALNELIIEHTHTCYLGDRSHRHAWGYGCGHCPACLLRQEGHTQFHQQGTSSP; encoded by the coding sequence ATGAACCGGATCGCCACCCTTGACACCCGCACCGCGCTGGTGGTGTTTTCTGGTGGGCAGGATTCGACGGCCTGCCTGGCGTGGGCGTTGAACCGCTACGCGCGCGTTGAAACCATCGGTTTTGATTATGGCCAGCGCCATCGGATCGAGATGGACTGCCGGGGGCGCGTGCGCGAGGCCCTGGCCGAGGCCTTTCCGGCATGGGCCACCCGCCTGGGCGATGACCATGTGCTGGACCTGGGGCTGCTGGGGCAGATCTCGGACACCGCCCTGACCGAAGCCCGCGCCATCGAGATGACGGCCAGCGGCCTGCCCAACACCTTCGTGCCGGGCCGCAACCTGCTGTTCCTGAACTTTGCAGCCGCCGTGGCTTACCGCCGTGGCGCCAGCGTGCTGGTGGGCGGCATGTGCGAAACCGATTACTCGGGCTACCCGGACTGCCGCGACAACACCCTCAAGGCCCTGCAGGTGGCCATCAGCCTGGGGCTGGACAGCCCCATGACCATCGAGACCCCCCTGATGTGGCTGACCAAAGCCCAGACCTGGGCCCTGACGCATGCACTGGGTGGCGATGCGCTCAATGAGCTCATCATCGAACACACGCACACCTGCTACCTGGGCGACCGATCGCATCGCCACGCCTGGGGATACGGTTGCGGGCATTGCCCCGCCTGCCTGCTGCGCCAGGAGGGCCACACCCAATTCCACCAACAAGGGACATCATCACCATGA
- a CDS encoding SphA family protein produces MSPQRLARVSLAVSPVRLAACALAASLVSVSAGAAENGGQRYSAGIGGSDMTAPLMPGWYFQAPVVAYHAKKIKGDNGKQATYQVPPSPPFVPAFTAALDIDTNVRAVQPRITYLDNTRLWGANIGFTMMLPIVQRHADFSLTAPAGAFGPFQSTVQAGLDAQAAQISGHVSGIGDFEMGGILHWELADNQAMTLVTTFVVPTGDYQADRRLNPGFGNFYTFRPSLQYSYIGDGWDFGMRGVLSFNTRNKETGYRSGNVANVDFQLMTFVSEDIRVGLQGFAVKQFQNDSQDVSYLADPSDAATITNGNRMRAYGLGPAIGWLKDGGDMMVEGKFIKEFGARNRTEGQAFWLTISKPLGL; encoded by the coding sequence ATGAGCCCCCAACGCCTCGCCCGGGTTTCCCTGGCTGTCTCCCCGGTTCGTTTGGCCGCCTGCGCACTGGCCGCGTCGCTGGTGTCCGTGTCGGCCGGGGCCGCCGAAAACGGCGGTCAGCGTTATTCGGCAGGCATCGGTGGCAGCGACATGACCGCGCCGCTCATGCCCGGCTGGTACTTCCAGGCGCCGGTGGTGGCCTATCACGCCAAGAAGATCAAGGGCGACAACGGCAAGCAGGCCACTTACCAGGTGCCCCCCAGCCCCCCGTTTGTGCCTGCCTTCACCGCGGCGCTCGACATCGATACCAATGTGCGCGCCGTGCAGCCGCGCATCACCTACCTGGACAACACCCGCCTGTGGGGCGCCAACATTGGCTTCACCATGATGTTGCCCATCGTGCAGCGTCACGCTGATTTTTCCTTGACAGCGCCGGCCGGTGCTTTTGGACCCTTCCAGAGCACGGTGCAGGCGGGTCTGGACGCGCAAGCTGCCCAGATCAGTGGTCACGTGTCTGGCATCGGTGATTTCGAAATGGGCGGCATCCTGCACTGGGAGTTGGCCGACAACCAGGCCATGACCCTGGTCACCACCTTCGTCGTGCCCACGGGTGATTACCAGGCAGATCGTCGCCTGAACCCGGGTTTCGGCAACTTCTACACCTTCCGCCCGTCGCTGCAGTACTCCTACATCGGCGACGGTTGGGACTTCGGGATGCGTGGCGTGCTGTCGTTCAACACCCGCAACAAGGAAACGGGCTACCGCTCGGGCAACGTGGCCAACGTCGACTTCCAGCTGATGACCTTCGTCAGCGAAGACATTCGTGTGGGTCTGCAAGGTTTTGCCGTCAAGCAGTTCCAGAACGATTCCCAGGATGTGTCTTACCTGGCCGATCCCAGTGACGCTGCCACCATCACCAATGGCAATCGCATGCGTGCTTATGGTCTGGGCCCGGCCATCGGCTGGCTCAAGGACGGTGGTGACATGATGGTGGAAGGCAAGTTCATCAAGGAATTTGGTGCCCGCAACCGCACCGAAGGCCAGGCCTTCTGGCTGACCATCTCCAAGCCTCTGGGGCTGTGA
- a CDS encoding DUF2061 domain-containing protein, with translation MAKTATYGVLHMASSFGIAYALTGSVTVAGAVTFVEPIVNTGLHYALDRYWDHPVMRRVRQLISRQTPVQSHSRPERPETARP, from the coding sequence ATGGCCAAAACAGCAACCTACGGCGTCTTGCACATGGCGAGCTCGTTCGGCATCGCCTATGCCCTGACCGGCAGCGTGACCGTGGCTGGCGCAGTGACCTTTGTCGAACCCATCGTCAACACCGGCCTGCACTACGCCTTGGACCGGTACTGGGACCACCCGGTCATGCGCCGGGTGCGCCAGCTCATTTCTCGACAAACGCCCGTTCAATCACATAGTCGCCCGGAACGCCCTGAGACGGCGAGACCTTGA